ATCTATATTGGTCACGGTGACCTTGGCCTCAGGCACAACTGCACCCGTCGAATCCTGTACGACGCCAGTGATCGCGCCTTGATCCACTTGAGCCAATGCGCCCTTGTCCCCCAGCAGTATTCCAAAGAAACAAGCGAATAACAGCGAATAGTACCGGACCCTCTCATAACTTTGCTTCAATCTACTCTTTGCCATTTCACTGCCCTTTCTGTCCTTCATTCTTTTCTTGCACAACTGCTGGCCACACAAAATCTACTGCAGCGCAAACACACTCATTGAGTATCAACTCAGCAAAATAGAGTGTACGTTACCGGAGAAGACACTATGCCTTTATTTACAAGGCTGTCAAGTATAAATATCGAACCTCGATCGCCTGCAAAACACCGGGTTTATTAAGGTTTCTCCAGACACTTCAAAATCATCGTGTACGTTGCCATCTATCCCGTCTCCGCTACTTTCTGGATCGTTCCAGACGTTCCACCAGTGCAATTGGGCCGTGGCCGGAATGGGTGAGGATCTACAGTGAGGAAGCGAGGATACTTGGCTGGATTGAGTCCAATAGGTTTGGTCACAAATCGTTGTGGGTCGACTGCGTGGAGCGCCTGAAGATGCGATCTATTGCCAGCCTTCGGCGGCTGTGCGGAGAGCAGGTCTTGGGATGCAGCAGGTGGAGAAATCGAACTGCTCGGCGGCACAAGGCGATCGGCCCTTTGGTAAGTAATTAGTTAGAAGTTAGAACCTTGGCCTCAATCTCTTCAAGCGTCTTACCTTTGGTCTCGGGCACAAAGACGAAGACAAAGACCGCCCCAAGCATGCAGATCGTTCCGTACCCGAGGAAGGTACCTGAGCTCCCGAGTGCGCGATTAATCAGAGGAAAGCTATAAGTGAGGGCGAACGATGCGACCCAGAGAGCACTCACGGCGACTGAAACGGCCCTAGAGCGTACATGGTTTGGAAATATCTCCGAGATGAGAACCCAGGTCACTGGAGCCAAAGTTAGTGCGTAACAGGCAATTGCGCTAAGTGTCAGGACCAGCACTGCGCTACCGTGCAGTCCAGCCCGGTAGGCGAGTCCCGATAGAAGGTGAGACGCGCCGACCCCAATGCACCCGAGGAGCATCATTGGACGTCGCCCCACGCGATCGACGATGAGCATGGCGATTATTGTAAAGATCAGATTGATAGCGCCTGTAATCACAATATTGAGCAGGATGTCATTTTCCCCATAACCAGCACTGCGGTAGACCTCAGCAGCGTAGTTGAACAGGATATTGATTCCTGTCCACTGCTGGAGAACAGCCAGGACGGCTCCGATCAGCACTATCTTCCGAACTCCAGGTACCCAGAGCTCGCTCCAGGATGCCTGCGCGCTCTCTTCCGCCTGCAAAGTTTGCTGGATGTTTGCCAGTTCGCCGAGCGCATAGGATCGCCCGCCTACGCGTTTCAGGACGTTGTATGCCGCATCGCTGCCTCCGCGAGCCAACAACCAACGCGGGCTCTCAGGAATAAAGAGCGACATCACCGTGAAGAGCAATGCTGGGACCACGACTGCGCAAAACATCCAGCGCCATCCATACTGTACGTTCCAGGTCTCCAAGAATAGAGTATGACTGATGTGATCGGGGATCGGACGAGCAATCTTCCAATTGGCTATCTGCGCCAGAAGAATACCTACCACAATCGCAAATTGATTCAGACTGACGAGTCGGCCGCGTATCGTCGCCGGACTGACCTCAGCAATGTACAACGGTGAAATGTTCGAACTGAGACCAATTGCAGTTCCTCCCACAATCCGCCAGCAGATAAAAGCCGTGAAGGAGTAGGCCCAGCCCGTCAGACCGGACGAGACTGCGAATAGAACTGCCGAGACTAAAAGCACCCGCTTCCGTCCAAAGCGCTCCCCAGCATAGCCCGCAGCAAAGGAGCCGGCGAAGCAGCCGATCAGTGCGCAGCTGTTTGCCCACCCGATCATCGCCTCTGAGGTCAGGTGAAAGTAGGCTTCGTAGAACTGCCTTGCTCCTCCAATGACAACCCAGTCGTACCCAAATAGCAGGCCGCCCATTGCCGCTACGATCGTAATACCCCAAAGATAGACCGTAGGTTCAGGCTTCGCGACAGAAGCAGTGGTTAGACGATACGCAGGGGTGCCTTGCATCGTCTACCTCACGGCCGTTTCGATAGTCGACTGCAAATCTGCAGCTGCGGCATGGTTTGCGTCAAGGCTTCTCACCTCGGCCAGCAACTCCGCCCCTTTGTCCGCGCGCCCCAGACCGAATAGAGCCTGGGCTCGAAGGAATTTGGCCGTAATTTCCTGTCGACGGATCATATCCTCATCAAACAGCAGCATCGCCGGAAGCGAGGTCGCGAAGTAATCGATCTTGGGAGTTTGGCTCTCGAGCTCGATCGAATAGTCATAGATCTGCTGAAACAACTCGCGCGCCTCCTCCTCCAGCCCCAGACTGGAAAGCGCCAGGGCGCTCCAGTAGGTATTCTCCGAAATAGCATGGACCTGCATCTGCTGAAAGTCACCGCGATGCTTTGCAGCCCGCCTCCAGTGCAAGACTGCCCGCTCTCGATCCTGGTTGGCGTCGAAACTGACACCCAGCCAATAGTCAATCATGCTGAGATTCATGAGTAGATGCTTCGCCTCGCTGATGCTCTGCGGAGGATTCCAGGCCGCTTCGAATCGCAAGGTAGCCTCCGTAGGATCGCCAGCCGTCAAAGCCTTCTGACCGAGTAGAAGGTTGGCACGGACATACTGCGATAGCACAAGTCCTTCCCCACCTTCCCACGGTTGAAATCTCCGGTTGAGCAATACCTTCAAAGCTTCTTCGGGCAACCCAACCTGGTTATAGAGCGAAGCCAGTTCAACCGCAAGATCATCGCGGGAAGCCACAAGATTGCGGTGCTGCCTGAGCGCGGCGAGCCTGAGCTCAGGAGACACTCCGGTACGCTTCATCAACTGGTCTTGCTCATATACGATGCGAGCATCCGAGGGGGCTGTCTCCCGCGCTCGCTCAAAGGCATGTCGCGACTTATCACCGTCGCCAAGGACGTTGTAGTAGGCGATACCGAGATTGCGCCACGCCGTAGCATTATCGGCATCCAGCTTAGTCGCGCGCTCCCATTGTTCAATCGCCTCTTCGTGGCGGCACCGGTCGTAGAGCAGGTTCCCGAGGTAGTATGGTGCGCGCGAATCTATGGGATTCCGCTCGATCGCAGCCTTCAGAACCTGGAACTCCTCGAGCCTGTTGGGGAATACATAGACTCTATCAGCGGCAGCTGCGAACCGATAGGTGTCCATTCCCTTCTCTGCATCGTCGAGCAGGAAGTAGACGTGCGCGAGTGTGTAGAGCAACATGGTACCCGCTCCATCTCGCCCTTCGATTCTTCCATGAGAAAGCACATCCCTGGCCTCTTCGAGCAGGCCAGATCGAACCAGGTCGAGCCCGAAGTCCAACCGCTGCTGTCCGTTCTTCGGAGCCGCGCCCGACAAGAGGTAGCGGCTCCAGTTGTCCAGAGGGTCGAGTTGACGAGTTGCCTCAAGACAGGCGTGGGCTTCCTCGTCTCTTCCAAGTCGCCGCAGCATCACAGCCTTTAGATTGCGCGCATTCAGATTGTCAGCATCCGCGCGTAGAGAACGCTCGAGATGGTCTAGCGCCAACTTCCATTGATGCCTCCTCGCATCGATCTCGCCAAGACGATGGTATGCAGGTCCGCGCCAGGCGGCATTCCATGTTGACTTGTAGAACGCGTCGTACGCTTCGGCCTCTTTTCCCTGGAAGCTGAGCGTCAGTCCCAGATTGTAGTGCGGCTCACCGTCGTACGGATTGGGGTTGCGCTCCGTCAATCTCGCAATAGCCACGCGAAGATAGCGTTCCGCGACCTCAAATTCACCGCGCCTCATATGCCAGCGGCCTAACGCATGGTTGGATCGGCTGTCTTCGCTGTCTCGACGAACAGCCTCAAGCCAGTAATCCTCCGGATGCCGAGTCGCGTGCCTGTATTGCTCCAGGTGTAGTCCGATGAGGTATAACTCGTCGTTCGATTGGATGTCGTGAGGCAGGTCCGGCTCAACAGCCACAATCGGACTAGGTGCCGCTATGATCTCTTCTGGTGCGAATCGGAGAATGACCTGTTCGTCAGCGCCTTCGCCGATCTTGAGCACGATTTCCAGCCCTATAGTGTCCCCCCCTATAGGAAACTCCTTATGGAGTGGGGACTCGGGCCTCAACTCTCCATGCCATGATCCGATCTCGCCGCCCTCGAGCTTGACCGATAGCGTAGCTTGGGACAGTGGACGAGTCACAAGCAAGTGAACCGCGACCCTGCCGGGAAGAATTTCCGCCCGAACCGCGGCCTCTGTATTTGCAAGATCCGGTACGCCGATTTCTCGAAGGGGATACCAGAACTGACTAAACGTCTTCGTCTCTCCCGGAGCCAAAAATGAAAAGTCGGGCTGGTTATCTGTATAGACTCCAGACATCAATTCGACGTAGGGTCCGTCGGAGTCGGTGAGGCTTCGATCCCAGGCGTACCCAAACTCATGATTTCCCCAGGTCCACTGCTTCTTGCCGGGGGAGATATGGTGATTCGCAACATGGACCATGCCAGCATCGGCGGCGTGATCGTAGCCACCAGCAAAATCTCCCTTTGAGTTCGCAATCATGTAGCTCGTCGGAACAGGGATGTTCGCGTACCAACTCAGATCATTGGGCGCATACGAACCATCGGGCACGAAGTGCGCAGGCATCTCTTCCTTCGGGACCCCATGAATCGAGCGCTCGCCATAGTCAATCCCATAGTAGAGTCCCTGGCTAAGGGGGAACTCGGTGACAGCGCGCTTAGCGTGGTCTGCAACGAACCGGACGTCAGTAGGAAAAAACGACTGATACTTCTCGTGGACCCGGGTCGCGACGTTTGCCCACCACAGAAATGTTTGCGTATCCTGCGTTCGATTGTAGAGACGAACTTTAAGCTCGACAAAGCCTTTGCCCGGGTGCAGACAAACTCCATGCATCCCCTTCATCCGCACCATGGGGTCCTGATCGCTGCACCAGATCGTGACTGATCCATCCTTTTCATCGCGTTCAATCGATACTTCTACCGGCATGAACGTCGCTGGCCGGTGATGCTGCGGCCAGTTGAACTCCACTCCCCCGGAGATCCAAGGGCCGGCAAGACCAACCAGTGCAGGCTTGATCACGTTCTGACGATAGAAGAAGTCATAGCCATTGAGTTTGTCGTACCCGACGTGAATGCGGCCGCCAATCTCCGGCATAATCATCAGTCGAATGAACTCATTTTCGATGTGGACGGCCTTCCACTCCTGCGATCGCGGTTCCGTATCGATCCGGTCGATGACCGCCATCGGATAGACCCGACCGCTGCTGCCCTGATAAACTCTTTTTTCGAGAAACAACGGATTCGGGTCAGGCTCCGCAGGCAGATAGGACCGCATCACCACCGGCTCCTCCCAAGCCTTCACTGAACCCGTTTCAGTAGACGGTGCGTTTGGCAACTGCAACTTCGGAAGCCCTTCCACCACCTGGAAAGCACTGCCGTTGACGAACGAATCCTTTTGTCCTGCCATATCTCCCCCGGATAACGCGTGTGCTGCAGCTCCGCA
This is a stretch of genomic DNA from Granulicella sp. WH15. It encodes these proteins:
- a CDS encoding DUF5107 domain-containing protein gives rise to the protein MAGQKDSFVNGSAFQVVEGLPKLQLPNAPSTETGSVKAWEEPVVMRSYLPAEPDPNPLFLEKRVYQGSSGRVYPMAVIDRIDTEPRSQEWKAVHIENEFIRLMIMPEIGGRIHVGYDKLNGYDFFYRQNVIKPALVGLAGPWISGGVEFNWPQHHRPATFMPVEVSIERDEKDGSVTIWCSDQDPMVRMKGMHGVCLHPGKGFVELKVRLYNRTQDTQTFLWWANVATRVHEKYQSFFPTDVRFVADHAKRAVTEFPLSQGLYYGIDYGERSIHGVPKEEMPAHFVPDGSYAPNDLSWYANIPVPTSYMIANSKGDFAGGYDHAADAGMVHVANHHISPGKKQWTWGNHEFGYAWDRSLTDSDGPYVELMSGVYTDNQPDFSFLAPGETKTFSQFWYPLREIGVPDLANTEAAVRAEILPGRVAVHLLVTRPLSQATLSVKLEGGEIGSWHGELRPESPLHKEFPIGGDTIGLEIVLKIGEGADEQVILRFAPEEIIAAPSPIVAVEPDLPHDIQSNDELYLIGLHLEQYRHATRHPEDYWLEAVRRDSEDSRSNHALGRWHMRRGEFEVAERYLRVAIARLTERNPNPYDGEPHYNLGLTLSFQGKEAEAYDAFYKSTWNAAWRGPAYHRLGEIDARRHQWKLALDHLERSLRADADNLNARNLKAVMLRRLGRDEEAHACLEATRQLDPLDNWSRYLLSGAAPKNGQQRLDFGLDLVRSGLLEEARDVLSHGRIEGRDGAGTMLLYTLAHVYFLLDDAEKGMDTYRFAAAADRVYVFPNRLEEFQVLKAAIERNPIDSRAPYYLGNLLYDRCRHEEAIEQWERATKLDADNATAWRNLGIAYYNVLGDGDKSRHAFERARETAPSDARIVYEQDQLMKRTGVSPELRLAALRQHRNLVASRDDLAVELASLYNQVGLPEEALKVLLNRRFQPWEGGEGLVLSQYVRANLLLGQKALTAGDPTEATLRFEAAWNPPQSISEAKHLLMNLSMIDYWLGVSFDANQDRERAVLHWRRAAKHRGDFQQMQVHAISENTYWSALALSSLGLEEEARELFQQIYDYSIELESQTPKIDYFATSLPAMLLFDEDMIRRQEITAKFLRAQALFGLGRADKGAELLAEVRSLDANHAAAADLQSTIETAVR
- a CDS encoding sugar porter family MFS transporter, producing the protein MQGTPAYRLTTASVAKPEPTVYLWGITIVAAMGGLLFGYDWVVIGGARQFYEAYFHLTSEAMIGWANSCALIGCFAGSFAAGYAGERFGRKRVLLVSAVLFAVSSGLTGWAYSFTAFICWRIVGGTAIGLSSNISPLYIAEVSPATIRGRLVSLNQFAIVVGILLAQIANWKIARPIPDHISHTLFLETWNVQYGWRWMFCAVVVPALLFTVMSLFIPESPRWLLARGGSDAAYNVLKRVGGRSYALGELANIQQTLQAEESAQASWSELWVPGVRKIVLIGAVLAVLQQWTGINILFNYAAEVYRSAGYGENDILLNIVITGAINLIFTIIAMLIVDRVGRRPMMLLGCIGVGASHLLSGLAYRAGLHGSAVLVLTLSAIACYALTLAPVTWVLISEIFPNHVRSRAVSVAVSALWVASFALTYSFPLINRALGSSGTFLGYGTICMLGAVFVFVFVPETKGKTLEEIEAKVLTSN